The proteins below are encoded in one region of Oligoflexus sp.:
- a CDS encoding FKBP-type peptidyl-prolyl cis-trans isomerase, producing MKIEDIKVGEGAVAEAGKQVVVHYTGTLTDGTKFDSSLDRNDPFTFSLGAGQVIKGWDEGVKGMKVGGKRKLTIPPQLGYGEAGAGGVIPPNATLIFEVELLDVK from the coding sequence TTGAAAATCGAGGACATCAAAGTGGGTGAAGGCGCAGTCGCCGAAGCCGGTAAGCAGGTGGTTGTTCACTATACCGGAACCCTGACCGATGGAACCAAGTTTGACAGTTCCCTCGACCGCAATGATCCTTTCACCTTCTCGCTTGGCGCCGGACAGGTGATCAAGGGCTGGGATGAAGGCGTGAAGGGCATGAAAGTCGGCGGCAAACGCAAGCTGACCATTCCTCCGCAATTGGGCTACGGCGAAGCCGGTGCAGGCGGTGTCATCCCACCCAATGCGACCCTTATTTTTGAAGTCGAACTTTTGGATGTGAAATAA
- a CDS encoding methyl-accepting chemotaxis protein yields the protein MSTHNRFLAFILWLGSLLTCLWAANLAMFHVGPYNRGDELQKIQDSWEEFALTFPRDSNEARVIAANVQNLKVTREGGLLLDRNAVATLGLLALVVLGMASLSLLVRPAQTRSARRRSTDKAPDADSESMSYYLQNLEQTVEDLKLVCHDLNEIDNEKEKHGSRRNALIDSQFDQLVRVEAQLQRVRNDVLTTISSSKDITDKLQRLSTQCEDSSHFAAATRLEWNAMGSKLRQIKESHDKIKSTADKISKQHTVTNELLIKTMDFGSTHGKHTETSREQVSRLTEISKQTLSTMDILASSMAESNQDVTHASKLVRGLSERAEEIVNIIDVIDDIAEQTNQLALNASIEAARAGEQGQGFAVVAGEVRSLAARSSTATKSITDLLGTIQQEADHASHCLEKSAKSVEVAHSRMLEVDRAYREAVTLSRQALSELNQLVLDVVNHMHDLKQIEKQSAELRKFCAGLNNLLEENGRLTSVTYTESSQLTIHSDRLSRLLNRQFFEMSHCDRLVEGLFYSLESIKGRIEEGIANSESLLNGFNQVYQQSLQQEVGNGRRSARLGRMIELVKSCGKSLDIIRNPSEQARTELAELYKDAEAERTLQPSPVLSKQASPKDERSSAAMEMLPADDVLIGEPDQPDPTQKVS from the coding sequence ATGAGCACGCACAATCGTTTCCTCGCATTCATCCTATGGCTGGGCAGCCTGCTCACATGCCTTTGGGCCGCCAATCTCGCAATGTTCCATGTGGGTCCTTACAACCGCGGTGATGAGCTGCAGAAGATCCAGGATAGCTGGGAGGAATTCGCCCTCACCTTTCCCAGGGACAGCAATGAAGCCCGCGTGATTGCCGCCAACGTGCAGAACCTGAAAGTCACTCGTGAAGGCGGCCTTCTATTGGATCGCAATGCAGTGGCAACGCTGGGGCTGCTCGCCCTCGTCGTCTTGGGAATGGCTTCGCTCAGCCTGCTCGTGCGTCCGGCGCAAACCCGCAGCGCAAGGCGCCGCAGCACGGACAAGGCTCCTGACGCGGATAGCGAATCCATGAGCTACTATTTGCAGAACCTGGAGCAGACCGTCGAGGACCTGAAGCTGGTCTGTCATGATCTGAATGAAATCGACAACGAAAAAGAAAAGCATGGCAGCCGCCGCAACGCCCTGATTGATAGTCAGTTCGATCAGCTGGTCCGCGTGGAAGCCCAGCTGCAGCGCGTTCGTAATGATGTGCTGACCACGATCAGTTCATCCAAAGACATCACCGATAAACTGCAGCGCCTCTCCACCCAGTGCGAAGACTCGTCCCATTTCGCAGCGGCCACCCGCCTCGAATGGAATGCGATGGGCAGCAAGCTGCGGCAGATCAAGGAAAGCCATGACAAGATCAAAAGCACGGCGGACAAGATCTCGAAGCAGCACACCGTGACCAATGAGCTTTTGATCAAGACCATGGATTTTGGTTCGACACATGGCAAGCATACGGAAACTTCGCGCGAGCAGGTGTCTCGCCTGACCGAAATCTCGAAGCAGACGCTCAGCACCATGGACATCCTCGCCTCCTCGATGGCTGAATCCAATCAGGACGTGACGCATGCCAGTAAACTCGTCCGCGGGCTCTCTGAACGCGCGGAGGAGATCGTGAATATCATCGACGTCATCGACGATATCGCCGAGCAGACCAACCAGCTCGCTCTGAACGCCTCGATCGAAGCCGCCCGTGCCGGTGAGCAGGGCCAGGGTTTTGCGGTGGTTGCCGGCGAAGTCAGAAGTCTGGCGGCCCGTTCATCGACCGCGACCAAGTCCATCACCGATCTTCTGGGAACGATTCAGCAGGAAGCCGACCATGCCTCGCATTGTCTGGAAAAAAGCGCCAAATCCGTGGAAGTCGCCCACTCCCGCATGCTGGAAGTGGACCGCGCCTATCGCGAGGCCGTGACTTTGTCGCGTCAGGCTCTGAGCGAGCTGAATCAGCTCGTCCTGGATGTCGTCAACCACATGCATGACCTGAAGCAGATTGAAAAGCAGTCCGCTGAGCTTCGCAAATTCTGTGCCGGCCTGAATAACCTTTTGGAAGAGAACGGCCGCCTGACGTCTGTCACCTATACCGAAAGCAGTCAGTTGACCATTCATTCCGATCGTCTCTCGCGGCTTTTGAATCGGCAGTTCTTCGAGATGTCGCACTGCGATCGCCTGGTGGAAGGGCTCTTCTATTCCCTGGAAAGCATCAAAGGCCGTATCGAGGAAGGCATTGCCAATTCAGAGAGCCTTTTGAATGGATTCAATCAGGTCTATCAGCAAAGCCTGCAGCAGGAGGTCGGCAACGGCCGACGCAGCGCCCGCCTCGGTCGCATGATCGAGCTGGTGAAATCCTGCGGCAAAAGCCTGGATATCATCCGCAATCCTTCCGAGCAGGCCCGTACGGAATTGGCGGAACTCTATAAGGATGCCGAGGCGGAACGAACGCTGCAGCCCAGCCCGGTGTTGAGCAAGCAGGCGAGTCCCAAAGACGAACGCAGCAGTGCCGCCATGGAAATGCTGCCCGCTGATGATGTTCTGATCGGGGAACCGGATCAACCGGATCCGACGCAAAAGGTGAGTTGA
- a CDS encoding tetratricopeptide repeat protein gives MGELLVHCSQDEIAEAIQEFLVFEELDCSVRRLASLDELTSIEAAQGLVLQDDSGNRKILNLARMVREGSVHGSMPMLVMLHDLDAYLKTICYDLEYVLPCSFPIQSADLVPSLKKVIFFSRKRQKALALRDQISMLFKQNNHAAALPVIAQYAEEGKDVFRGHLLKAKAHMALRQFKLASEEALAAVHENRNSLEARITLALVYQEAGMVEKSYEVLNKSVALAPKHPRFLTLMGNMSLDGGQYEEALQKFEASLQLDEFQDEARSGLIVTEVLLGKVKDARERLKAATQVKTITRYAQLRVLQMAKAGRHADAQKLLESMVKLIPGQKDIYKVWMNLGLQAKREGELARAEQYFKAAQESAPQDYTKAKEQLDLLRAS, from the coding sequence ATGGGTGAATTGCTGGTTCATTGCAGTCAGGATGAAATCGCGGAGGCGATTCAGGAGTTCCTCGTCTTTGAGGAGCTGGACTGCAGCGTGCGCCGTCTGGCAAGCCTGGATGAGCTGACGTCCATTGAGGCCGCCCAGGGGTTGGTGCTGCAGGACGACAGCGGGAACCGCAAGATCCTGAATCTGGCCCGTATGGTGCGTGAAGGTTCGGTCCACGGCTCGATGCCGATGCTGGTGATGCTGCATGATCTGGACGCCTACCTGAAAACAATATGCTACGATCTGGAATACGTGCTGCCCTGCAGCTTTCCCATTCAAAGCGCCGACCTTGTGCCGAGTCTCAAGAAGGTCATCTTCTTTTCGCGTAAACGGCAGAAGGCCCTGGCGCTGCGTGACCAGATCTCGATGCTCTTCAAACAGAATAATCATGCCGCCGCCCTTCCCGTCATCGCGCAGTATGCGGAAGAGGGCAAGGACGTGTTCCGTGGGCATCTTTTAAAGGCCAAGGCCCACATGGCTCTGAGGCAATTCAAATTGGCTTCGGAAGAGGCTCTGGCCGCTGTTCATGAGAATCGGAATTCCCTCGAAGCCCGCATAACCCTGGCCCTGGTCTATCAGGAAGCCGGGATGGTTGAAAAATCCTATGAGGTCCTGAACAAGAGCGTGGCCCTGGCGCCCAAGCATCCCCGGTTTCTGACCCTGATGGGGAATATGTCGCTGGACGGCGGGCAGTATGAAGAGGCGCTGCAGAAGTTTGAAGCCAGCCTGCAGCTGGATGAGTTCCAGGACGAAGCCCGCTCAGGCCTGATTGTGACAGAGGTTCTTTTAGGCAAGGTCAAGGACGCTCGCGAACGGCTGAAGGCTGCGACGCAGGTCAAGACCATCACTCGCTATGCCCAGCTCCGCGTGCTGCAGATGGCCAAGGCCGGCCGTCACGCGGATGCGCAGAAGCTCCTGGAATCCATGGTCAAGCTGATTCCGGGGCAAAAGGATATTTATAAGGTCTGGATGAATCTTGGGCTGCAGGCCAAGCGGGAAGGGGAGCTTGCACGCGCCGAGCAGTATTTCAAGGCCGCGCAGGAATCCGCGCCGCAGGATTATACGAAGGCCAAGGAGCAGCTTGATCTTCTGCGCGCCTCCTGA
- a CDS encoding adenosine kinase — MKSLDVVSICNALVDILVQADDRDIENLSLNKGIMHLVDDAKQMKVIEHFADKHQTVELGGSSMNAIRTLASLGAKTSFAGSVGRDAYGELIDKRLGEIGIKGKLQHVEAHTGICFILVTPDGERTMNTNLGASCLFDETIVPEQDIAKAKIFHFAGYQWANPSQIKAIRRALDIAQANDTLISFDLADPFVVRANREAFIEVIRDYADIVFSNREETKLLFDSTPETAANFITESGAIAAIKLGAEGALVGHGDRRISVKPVPTQVVDTTAAGDMFAAGFLYGMVQGKPLDVCGRMAAEMASDVISRLGATVSSQALSSVKKL, encoded by the coding sequence GTGAAGAGCCTCGACGTCGTTTCCATTTGCAACGCCCTTGTCGATATCCTCGTTCAAGCGGATGATCGCGATATAGAAAATCTCTCGCTCAACAAAGGCATCATGCATCTTGTCGATGACGCGAAGCAGATGAAAGTCATCGAGCATTTCGCTGACAAGCATCAGACCGTGGAACTCGGCGGCTCGTCGATGAACGCCATCCGCACGCTGGCTTCGCTGGGTGCGAAGACTTCGTTCGCCGGCTCCGTCGGTCGCGATGCTTATGGTGAATTGATTGATAAGCGCCTCGGCGAGATCGGCATCAAAGGCAAGCTCCAGCATGTGGAAGCGCATACCGGGATCTGCTTCATCCTCGTAACGCCTGATGGCGAGCGCACGATGAACACCAACCTCGGCGCCAGCTGCCTTTTTGATGAAACCATCGTGCCCGAGCAGGATATCGCCAAAGCGAAAATTTTCCACTTCGCCGGCTATCAGTGGGCGAATCCAAGCCAGATCAAAGCCATCCGCCGCGCCCTTGACATCGCCCAGGCGAATGACACTTTGATTTCCTTCGACCTCGCCGATCCTTTCGTGGTGCGCGCGAACCGTGAAGCCTTCATCGAGGTTATCAGGGACTATGCGGACATCGTCTTCAGCAACCGTGAAGAGACGAAGCTCCTTTTTGATTCCACGCCGGAGACAGCAGCCAATTTCATCACTGAGTCAGGCGCGATCGCCGCGATCAAGCTCGGTGCGGAAGGCGCGCTCGTCGGTCATGGCGATCGCCGCATTTCCGTGAAGCCGGTGCCGACTCAGGTGGTCGATACCACCGCCGCGGGAGACATGTTCGCCGCTGGTTTCCTTTATGGTATGGTGCAGGGCAAGCCCCTTGACGTTTGCGGCCGCATGGCAGCGGAAATGGCCAGCGACGTGATCAGCCGCCTGGGAGCCACGGTTTCGAGCCAGGCTTTGAGCAGCGTGAAAAAGCTCTGA
- a CDS encoding chemotaxis protein CheX → MHYLLLLRPSSVLQKTIDEAIRKFSGIHEVKVEVDVAKTAIEFAKCVDQGRRYGAVVIEHELEEVEVNYILNLYHDLKRKPPLLLSKTNYEKLVKRLMATQITPVFKDFNKDFIYDYLKETLIIAEKKIDIRIIKEVLLSVTGIIHENTQVKLEALGLSEIKAKDSKQEMSSIIAFIGDGVMGTLSIATTNNLIGLFCQKMLYCEPSDVTPTMRADVLNELSNQILGAFRNKLAQDGYELSTSMQIVVSGDKDHLFQTKTNGHYYYLKFKHANDDFLITFAYGSYKKQKGEPNFSRASLGNRTLDVRVLNLVIKALGDVINLGGERPHKVGLAEQKGQDYQGDSLHILHCRGHQGSFIAAIDMPRSTVGLITQETMGIATADLTPDMINDVCGELINQISGSIKKYLGPMGFEYLNVFHGSFCAEDQISYLLKNQGLYCRMNFMLRDQPFILCYGMESAQGSKVFDIWSYVKSLGQVGKPGGKGKSAS, encoded by the coding sequence ATGCATTACTTGCTTTTGCTTCGCCCATCCAGCGTCCTGCAGAAAACCATCGACGAGGCCATCCGGAAGTTTTCGGGTATCCACGAGGTCAAGGTCGAAGTCGATGTCGCGAAAACCGCCATCGAATTCGCCAAGTGCGTGGATCAGGGTCGGCGTTATGGGGCTGTGGTCATCGAACATGAGCTTGAAGAGGTCGAGGTCAACTACATCCTGAACCTCTACCATGACCTGAAGCGGAAACCTCCCCTTCTTTTATCCAAAACGAACTACGAGAAGCTGGTCAAGCGACTCATGGCGACTCAGATTACGCCCGTGTTCAAGGATTTCAATAAGGACTTCATCTACGATTACCTGAAAGAAACCCTGATCATCGCCGAGAAAAAAATCGACATCCGCATTATCAAGGAGGTGCTGCTGTCGGTGACCGGCATTATCCATGAAAATACGCAGGTGAAACTGGAGGCTCTTGGCCTGAGTGAAATCAAAGCCAAGGATTCCAAGCAGGAAATGAGTTCCATCATCGCCTTCATCGGGGATGGGGTGATGGGAACGCTGAGCATTGCCACGACCAATAATCTGATCGGCCTTTTCTGTCAGAAGATGCTTTATTGCGAACCTTCCGACGTCACGCCCACGATGCGGGCCGATGTTTTGAACGAACTCTCGAACCAGATCCTCGGAGCCTTTCGCAATAAACTGGCCCAGGATGGTTATGAACTTTCCACCAGCATGCAGATCGTGGTGTCGGGGGACAAGGACCATCTCTTCCAGACCAAAACCAATGGCCACTACTATTACCTGAAGTTCAAACATGCGAATGATGACTTCCTCATCACCTTCGCCTATGGCTCCTATAAAAAGCAGAAGGGCGAGCCCAACTTCAGCCGGGCATCGCTCGGCAATCGGACCCTCGACGTTCGGGTCCTGAACCTTGTGATCAAAGCTCTGGGGGATGTCATCAACCTCGGCGGGGAACGCCCGCATAAGGTGGGGCTGGCCGAACAGAAGGGCCAGGACTATCAGGGTGACTCGCTGCATATCCTTCACTGCCGAGGTCATCAGGGCAGCTTCATCGCCGCCATCGATATGCCCCGCAGCACAGTCGGCCTGATTACCCAGGAAACCATGGGTATCGCGACAGCAGACCTGACCCCTGACATGATCAACGATGTCTGCGGTGAGCTGATCAATCAAATTTCCGGCTCCATCAAAAAATATCTGGGGCCCATGGGCTTTGAATACCTGAACGTCTTTCACGGCAGCTTCTGCGCCGAGGATCAGATCAGCTATCTTTTGAAAAACCAGGGCCTATACTGCCGCATGAATTTCATGCTGCGCGATCAGCCCTTCATTCTTTGCTACGGGATGGAGTCCGCTCAGGGTTCCAAGGTCTTTGATATCTGGAGCTATGTGAAAAGCCTGGGGCAGGTTGGAAAGCCGGGCGGCAAAGGCAAGAGCGCGAGCTAA
- the lepB gene encoding signal peptidase I, which yields MAENVKAQTKPGFWSPENLRQLLILVLAIFAFRWSVASPYHVPTASMEPTIKVGDRLLAFKLSYDLKVPFTDISLVSWGTPQRGDIIVFKYPQNTDIDYVKRVVGLPGDHIKVENNILYINGKAQERVDANNDRKILEDITNNPDQKDLFKENLSGLEHWVMQDKSSSPYYDIGRKFPADGEDKVVPENALFVMGDNRDNSTDSRSWGFVPYTYVRGKALFVLWSWYSEDAGSYWPTIRFNRFGHWLH from the coding sequence ATGGCGGAAAATGTAAAGGCTCAGACCAAGCCCGGCTTTTGGAGCCCCGAGAATTTACGGCAATTGCTCATCTTAGTCCTGGCCATTTTTGCTTTCCGTTGGTCTGTCGCTTCGCCCTACCATGTCCCAACGGCATCCATGGAACCCACAATCAAGGTAGGCGACCGCCTCCTGGCCTTCAAACTCTCCTATGACCTGAAAGTCCCCTTCACCGACATCTCGCTCGTCTCCTGGGGCACGCCGCAGCGGGGGGATATCATCGTCTTCAAGTATCCGCAGAACACGGATATCGACTATGTGAAGCGCGTCGTGGGTCTGCCCGGCGATCACATCAAAGTGGAAAACAATATCCTCTACATCAACGGCAAGGCCCAGGAACGCGTGGATGCCAACAACGATCGCAAGATCCTGGAAGACATCACCAACAATCCTGACCAGAAAGACCTTTTCAAGGAAAACCTGAGCGGCCTGGAACACTGGGTCATGCAGGATAAGAGCAGCAGCCCCTACTATGATATAGGCCGCAAATTCCCTGCGGATGGCGAAGACAAAGTCGTCCCCGAAAATGCCCTTTTTGTAATGGGTGACAACCGTGATAACTCCACGGATTCACGCAGCTGGGGTTTCGTGCCCTACACCTACGTGCGCGGCAAGGCCCTGTTTGTCCTGTGGAGTTGGTACAGCGAGGATGCGGGATCCTATTGGCCCACGATTCGGTTCAATCGTTTCGGCCACTGGCTTCACTAA
- a CDS encoding phosphatase domain-containing protein: MNRFWRGSRSESNRSYNVNSLIDTESLLTEPAADIQIICDIDKTYIETRFESAVGMIKIAFEDADAKIAVNGAPLALLAGRWGAAFEGDDIPGPRPLHFLSASPPQLRRVIRDKLAKDGMDWTSDTFKNQAYNIKMGRLKLLKQHVAYKTATILNHMAKAPAKSKFILIGDNAELDAFIYCGVQMLLTGELSPAAYREYLSLGKVENEVLNTLEPLIARNFEGVQVMGILIRKAPGYVFNEVPPLTDMVLTFDSYFEVILHFLAWKLCPASSLPRITRLLHNDYGLAREELLACLMQAESEFQALGRNIEDLKQAEDFLRRGPPLGTLPNRASLRPGAHRDRVDLEEKAILGLAKDWVKAIEDRE; encoded by the coding sequence ATGAATAGATTCTGGCGCGGATCCCGTTCCGAAAGCAATCGCAGCTACAATGTCAATTCCCTGATTGACACCGAAAGCCTTCTGACCGAACCGGCTGCGGATATTCAGATTATCTGCGATATTGATAAGACCTACATTGAAACACGCTTCGAGAGCGCCGTGGGCATGATCAAGATCGCCTTCGAGGACGCGGATGCCAAGATCGCTGTGAATGGGGCTCCGCTTGCCCTGCTGGCCGGACGATGGGGCGCGGCTTTTGAAGGCGACGACATTCCTGGGCCCAGGCCGCTGCATTTTCTTTCAGCCTCGCCGCCTCAGCTGCGTCGGGTGATTCGAGACAAGCTGGCCAAGGACGGAATGGACTGGACCAGTGATACGTTCAAGAATCAGGCTTACAATATCAAGATGGGCCGCCTGAAACTTCTCAAGCAGCATGTTGCCTATAAGACGGCCACCATTCTGAATCATATGGCCAAGGCTCCGGCCAAATCCAAATTCATTCTGATCGGTGATAATGCGGAGCTGGATGCCTTCATCTACTGCGGCGTCCAGATGCTGTTGACCGGCGAGCTTTCACCGGCCGCCTACCGGGAATATCTGAGTCTCGGCAAGGTGGAGAACGAGGTGCTGAATACCCTGGAACCTTTGATCGCGCGCAACTTCGAAGGCGTGCAGGTGATGGGGATTCTGATTCGCAAAGCGCCCGGCTATGTCTTCAATGAAGTGCCGCCGCTCACCGACATGGTTCTGACTTTTGATTCCTATTTTGAAGTTATCCTCCACTTTTTAGCCTGGAAGCTTTGTCCCGCGTCCTCGCTGCCGCGCATCACGCGACTCCTGCACAATGATTATGGGTTGGCGCGCGAGGAACTTTTGGCCTGTCTGATGCAAGCGGAAAGTGAATTCCAGGCCCTGGGTCGGAACATCGAGGATCTGAAGCAGGCCGAGGACTTTCTACGTCGCGGACCGCCCCTCGGGACCTTGCCGAATCGCGCATCGCTGCGCCCCGGTGCTCATCGTGATCGTGTGGATCTTGAAGAAAAAGCAATCCTGGGCCTTGCCAAGGATTGGGTCAAGGCCATCGAGGATAGGGAGTGA
- a CDS encoding flagellin, with product MTFILNDKATGLKITNALEHARKENQSSLEKLSSGQIFTTQEPKPADRALADRLEHKLRGLATSKRNINDAVSMLQTAEGGFSEVTNMLLRMKEINTAAATTTLSDTERKYLFIEYEALHKEIDRIAATTEFNSIPLLNGQNEKVPERLIFRVDDAARDDDAPGDSGDWNELRFEGLKDVVVTTLGLGLKSVSEFLGGEEGVDLDTARELMEPGDSRFSSVYDEALDRISGFRATYGALQTRLSKAMDYNDVVTENVAAAKSRIADVDYASEVAKMTQNNILLQTGTALLTQNNIAAGTALHLIQSLLS from the coding sequence ATGACCTTTATTCTGAACGACAAGGCAACCGGTCTTAAAATAACCAATGCCTTGGAACATGCCCGCAAAGAGAACCAGAGCAGTCTGGAAAAACTCAGCTCGGGCCAAATCTTCACCACGCAGGAGCCGAAACCGGCTGATCGTGCGCTGGCGGATCGTTTGGAGCATAAGCTGCGCGGGCTCGCTACCTCCAAACGCAATATCAATGATGCGGTTTCCATGCTGCAGACGGCGGAAGGCGGCTTCTCGGAAGTCACCAATATGCTGCTCCGCATGAAGGAAATCAACACCGCGGCCGCAACGACGACCTTGAGCGACACCGAGCGCAAATACCTCTTCATCGAGTACGAGGCCCTGCATAAAGAGATCGATCGCATCGCCGCCACCACTGAATTCAACAGCATTCCCCTGCTCAACGGCCAGAATGAGAAAGTTCCCGAGCGCTTGATCTTTCGGGTTGATGATGCCGCGCGTGATGATGATGCACCGGGGGACAGCGGCGATTGGAATGAGCTGCGCTTTGAAGGCCTGAAGGATGTGGTGGTGACGACTTTGGGGCTAGGCCTTAAATCCGTCAGTGAATTCCTGGGTGGTGAAGAAGGCGTGGATTTGGACACCGCGCGGGAGTTGATGGAACCGGGAGACTCCCGTTTTTCCAGTGTCTATGATGAGGCCCTTGATAGAATCAGTGGATTCCGCGCGACCTATGGTGCGCTGCAGACGCGTCTCAGCAAGGCCATGGATTATAACGATGTCGTCACGGAAAACGTTGCCGCCGCGAAGTCCCGCATCGCCGACGTTGATTACGCCAGCGAAGTGGCGAAGATGACTCAAAACAATATCCTTCTGCAGACGGGCACAGCCCTGCTTACGCAAAACAACATCGCTGCCGGCACGGCCCTGCACCTCATTCAATCCCTCCTTTCCTAG
- the nadB gene encoding L-aspartate oxidase has protein sequence MALTIETEHLIIGSGIAGLMLAHKLGQFSKVIVIAKGSLLENNTRYAQGGIASVLGPEDSFEQHIEDTLEAGAGLCHRDIVRLVVEKGPALINELIALGVDFTRDKDGSLELPYHLTREGGHSARRIIHAHDLTGQEVLRALIEVVTRNPNIQVYDGMFAVDLLTTDKYRPQFGSNSCLGAYVFDGKQNRIIQFRAQATFLCTGGHGKVYLYTSNPDVATGDGLAMGWRAGCKVANLEFMQFHPTCLYSPKAKNFLISEAVRGEGAVLKDAQGQPFMHKYSPLESLAPRDIVARAVDREIKKSGLPFVYLDARSIGAEKIQAHFPNIHKVCLEQGIDMTKEMIPVVPAAHFSCGGLATDSWGRTTVSNLFAVGEVACTGLHGANRLASNSLLEALVFADRVSHHVQSFGLPPIPETRVPDWNSAGTIPTDELVVLTHTWDEIRRIMWNYVGIVRTEKRLQRAFDKINAIRNELQSYYWEHQIDTSLLEVRNLADIAFLTIRCAMKRKESRGIHYNLDYLEQDNTQEPLDTLIW, from the coding sequence ATGGCGCTCACAATTGAAACGGAACATCTCATCATCGGTTCGGGCATCGCAGGTCTCATGCTGGCCCATAAACTAGGTCAATTCAGCAAGGTCATCGTTATTGCCAAGGGCAGCCTGCTGGAGAACAATACCCGTTACGCCCAGGGGGGCATCGCCTCGGTCCTGGGACCGGAAGATTCATTCGAGCAACATATCGAGGATACTCTGGAAGCGGGCGCCGGTCTATGTCACCGCGATATCGTGCGGCTGGTGGTGGAAAAAGGTCCGGCCCTGATCAACGAACTCATCGCTCTCGGCGTGGATTTCACCCGCGATAAGGACGGCTCACTGGAACTGCCGTATCACCTGACCCGCGAGGGCGGACATTCCGCGCGTCGGATTATTCACGCCCATGACCTGACCGGGCAGGAGGTCCTGCGGGCTTTGATCGAGGTCGTGACGCGAAACCCGAATATTCAGGTTTATGACGGCATGTTTGCGGTTGATCTTTTGACTACCGACAAGTACCGGCCACAATTTGGCAGCAATAGCTGCCTCGGAGCCTATGTCTTCGATGGCAAACAGAATCGGATCATCCAGTTCCGGGCCCAGGCCACCTTTCTTTGTACGGGTGGTCACGGCAAGGTTTATCTCTATACATCGAACCCGGATGTTGCGACGGGTGACGGTCTCGCCATGGGCTGGCGCGCAGGCTGCAAGGTGGCGAATCTGGAATTCATGCAGTTCCATCCCACCTGTCTTTACAGCCCGAAGGCCAAAAATTTCCTGATCTCGGAAGCTGTTCGCGGGGAAGGGGCCGTGCTCAAGGATGCTCAAGGCCAGCCCTTCATGCATAAATACTCGCCGCTCGAATCCCTCGCCCCGCGTGATATCGTGGCCCGGGCCGTCGACCGCGAAATCAAAAAGAGCGGTTTGCCGTTTGTTTACCTCGACGCGCGTTCCATCGGGGCGGAAAAGATCCAGGCCCACTTCCCGAACATTCACAAAGTCTGTCTGGAACAGGGCATTGATATGACCAAGGAGATGATCCCGGTCGTGCCCGCCGCGCATTTCAGTTGCGGTGGCCTCGCCACGGATTCCTGGGGCCGCACCACGGTCAGCAATCTTTTTGCGGTAGGTGAAGTGGCCTGTACTGGTCTGCATGGGGCCAATCGCCTTGCGTCCAACAGTCTTTTGGAGGCTTTGGTCTTCGCCGATCGCGTCTCGCATCACGTCCAAAGCTTTGGCCTGCCGCCGATTCCCGAAACCCGCGTGCCGGATTGGAATTCCGCGGGCACCATTCCCACGGATGAATTGGTTGTGCTCACCCATACCTGGGACGAGATTCGCCGCATCATGTGGAATTATGTCGGCATCGTGCGAACGGAAAAACGTCTGCAGCGTGCCTTTGATAAGATCAACGCCATTCGGAATGAACTGCAGTCGTATTACTGGGAACATCAGATCGATACGTCTTTGCTCGAAGTGCGCAACCTCGCGGATATCGCGTTCCTGACGATCCGCTGTGCGATGAAGCGCAAGGAGTCGCGGGGCATTCACTACAATTTGGATTATCTGGAACAGGATAACACGCAGGAACCTCTTGATACGTTGATCTGGTAG
- the pgsA gene encoding CDP-diacylglycerol--glycerol-3-phosphate 3-phosphatidyltransferase: protein MDNDKQDLKMWMRNLPNKLTLFRIAVIPVIAFLYIWDIRPLNYLAAALFAVGAITDFLDGYIARMTNNVTRIGEVLDPISDKLLVMAALVILTEAQIIGGWITILVLCREIGISGLRLAASEQGFSIKVSSYGKIKTAFQDVAVVLLLLRLDEYHVPGMVLLWVSIAFSYFSAWAYWNKFWEHSKHNFQ, encoded by the coding sequence ATGGATAACGACAAGCAAGATCTAAAGATGTGGATGCGTAACCTGCCGAACAAGCTCACGCTGTTCCGCATTGCAGTCATCCCTGTAATCGCCTTTCTCTACATATGGGACATTCGCCCTCTCAACTATTTGGCCGCCGCGCTGTTTGCCGTTGGCGCGATCACGGATTTCCTGGATGGCTATATCGCGCGCATGACGAACAACGTCACGCGCATCGGTGAAGTGCTGGATCCCATCTCGGACAAGCTTCTCGTGATGGCGGCTCTGGTGATCTTAACGGAAGCGCAAATTATCGGCGGATGGATAACGATTCTCGTCCTCTGTCGCGAAATCGGGATCAGCGGTCTGCGCCTTGCGGCCAGCGAACAGGGATTCAGCATCAAAGTATCGAGCTACGGAAAAATCAAAACGGCCTTTCAGGACGTGGCGGTCGTGCTGCTTCTTTTGCGCCTGGATGAATACCACGTCCCTGGAATGGTGCTGCTCTGGGTATCTATTGCCTTTTCTTACTTTTCGGCGTGGGCTTACTGGAACAAATTCTGGGAACACAGCAAACATAATTTCCAATAA